A DNA window from Oncorhynchus tshawytscha isolate Ot180627B linkage group LG13, Otsh_v2.0, whole genome shotgun sequence contains the following coding sequences:
- the LOC112264595 gene encoding uncharacterized protein KIAA0895 isoform X2 yields the protein MEQSKKFLLSSMVPVEMEISKKYSSPGVPDKRPVSPTQVCLEKLSSSILKDLFTTGTSSYNVLLQAEEEERQSPMHSPYRRPKKTVRCASTTCRSHNSHRRPSVTPLLLLGQQGSGDTRLSSHHHVFSSTSGGFPSGPKPAHSIKVLGSTTCLSPSPVSRPRKTCFTSSPRTKLPSLPRGGVMREGENAGVKKLCILTAIKPSNVEKEKVKFFKSDFSYNPQFEYSNPVSPLVLARHNNASDRFLTQAVRIMELALQKYGNYEKFEQATGGNLLTKGRIWYLVKKYMEKEGCIGEIVVNVTDDLLSRASMTVVNSRPTLTINIATAREHWLEGMLRHEISTHYFRGINNAQQPWSSGVGRKKHNLRPLNPTEEGLASIHSVLFRKDPTLWRAALLYYTVYQASRMSFSQLFHSLGRFVQEPNTRWDYCVRAKRGQSDTAQPGCFRKDQVYLDGILKILRHRERINFQLLMSLGKVSYEDVDRLKGLALMEHVRIPHFLQDMACYAEQLEKIMEVNQLTDEELRVLI from the exons ATGGAGCAGTCTAAGAAGTTCCTCCTTAGCTCGATGGTGCCGGTAGAGATGGAGATCTCTAAGAAGTACTCGAGCCCCGGGGTGCCAGACAAGCGGCCTGTGAGCCCCACTCAGGTGTGCCTGGAGAAGCTGTCATCCAGCATACTCAAGGACCTCTTCACCACAGGAACCAGCAGCTACAATGTACTCCTGCAGgccgaggaggaggagagacagagcccCATGCACTCCCCGTACCGCAGGCCCAAGAAGACTGTGAGATGTGCCTCTACAACCTGTAGGTCACACAACAGCCACCGCCGTCCGTCTGTAACTCCTCTGTTACTGTTGGGCCAGCAGGGCAGCGGAGACACCAGGCTCTCCTCCCACCACCAtgtcttctcctccacctcaggGGGCTTCCCCAGCGGACCCAAGCCAGCCCACAGCATCAAGGTCCTGGGTAGCACCACGTGCCTGTCCCCCAGCCCTGTCTCCCGGCCCCGGAAAACATGCTTCACCAGCTCACCCCGTACCAAGCTGCCCTCTCTGCCCAGAGGAGGGGTGATGCGGGAAGGGGAGAATGCCGGGGTCAAGAAGCTCTGCATCCTCACTGCCATCAAGCCGTCCAACGTGGAGAAGGAGAAGGTGAAGTTCTTCAAGTCGGACTTCAGCTACAATCCTCAGTTTGAGTACAGCAACCCTGTGTCTCCGCTGGTGCTGGCTCGCCACAACAACGCCTCCGACCGATTTCTGACACAG GCGGTGCGTATCATGGAGTTGGCCCTCCAGAAGTATGGGAACTATGAGAAGTTTGAGCAGGCCACAGGGGGAAACTTGCTCACCAAGGGCCGGATCTGGTACCTGGTCAAGAAGTACATGGAAAAGGAGGGCTGTATTGGGGAG ATAGTGGTCAATGTGACAGACGACCTCCTCTCCAGAGCGTCCATGACGGTGGTGAACAGCCGGCCTACTCTGACCATCAACATTGCCACAGCCCGGGAACACTGGCTGGAGGGCATGCTACGACATGAGATCA GCACACACTACTTCCGGGGCATCAACAACGCCCAGCAGCCGTGGAGCAGTGGAGTCGGAAGGAAAAAGCACAACCTCCGACCTTTGAACCCTACTGAGGAGGGGCTGGCCAGCATCCACTCTGTCCTGTTCCGTAAGGACCCTACCCTGTGGAGGGCTGCCTTGCTCTACTACACTGTGTACCAGGCCAGCCGCATGTCCTTCTCTCAGCTGTTCCACAGCCTGGGACGCTTCGTCCAGGAACCCAACACACGCTGGGACTACTGTGTACGAGCCAAGAGGGGGCAGAGCGACACCGCACAGCCTG GCTGTTTCAGGAAGGACCAGGTGTACCTGGACGGCATCCTGAAGATcctaagacacagagagaggattaaCTTCCAGCTGCTCATGTCCCTGGGGAAG GTGTCGTACGAGGACGTGGATCGTCTGAAAGGCCTGGCGCTGATGGAGCATGTGAGGATACCTCACTTCTTGCAGGACATGGCGTGCTACGCTGAACAGCTGGAGAAGATCATGGAGGTCAACCAGCTGACTGACGAGGAGCTCAGGGTGCTCAtctga
- the LOC112264595 gene encoding uncharacterized protein KIAA0895 isoform X1: MLESINVTERLHWPKMEQSKKFLLSSMVPVEMEISKKYSSPGVPDKRPVSPTQVCLEKLSSSILKDLFTTGTSSYNVLLQAEEEERQSPMHSPYRRPKKTVRCASTTCRSHNSHRRPSVTPLLLLGQQGSGDTRLSSHHHVFSSTSGGFPSGPKPAHSIKVLGSTTCLSPSPVSRPRKTCFTSSPRTKLPSLPRGGVMREGENAGVKKLCILTAIKPSNVEKEKVKFFKSDFSYNPQFEYSNPVSPLVLARHNNASDRFLTQAVRIMELALQKYGNYEKFEQATGGNLLTKGRIWYLVKKYMEKEGCIGEIVVNVTDDLLSRASMTVVNSRPTLTINIATAREHWLEGMLRHEISTHYFRGINNAQQPWSSGVGRKKHNLRPLNPTEEGLASIHSVLFRKDPTLWRAALLYYTVYQASRMSFSQLFHSLGRFVQEPNTRWDYCVRAKRGQSDTAQPGCFRKDQVYLDGILKILRHRERINFQLLMSLGKVSYEDVDRLKGLALMEHVRIPHFLQDMACYAEQLEKIMEVNQLTDEELRVLI; the protein is encoded by the exons ATGCTCGAATCAATAAACGTCACTG AAAGGCTCCATTGGCCAAAGATGGAGCAGTCTAAGAAGTTCCTCCTTAGCTCGATGGTGCCGGTAGAGATGGAGATCTCTAAGAAGTACTCGAGCCCCGGGGTGCCAGACAAGCGGCCTGTGAGCCCCACTCAGGTGTGCCTGGAGAAGCTGTCATCCAGCATACTCAAGGACCTCTTCACCACAGGAACCAGCAGCTACAATGTACTCCTGCAGgccgaggaggaggagagacagagcccCATGCACTCCCCGTACCGCAGGCCCAAGAAGACTGTGAGATGTGCCTCTACAACCTGTAGGTCACACAACAGCCACCGCCGTCCGTCTGTAACTCCTCTGTTACTGTTGGGCCAGCAGGGCAGCGGAGACACCAGGCTCTCCTCCCACCACCAtgtcttctcctccacctcaggGGGCTTCCCCAGCGGACCCAAGCCAGCCCACAGCATCAAGGTCCTGGGTAGCACCACGTGCCTGTCCCCCAGCCCTGTCTCCCGGCCCCGGAAAACATGCTTCACCAGCTCACCCCGTACCAAGCTGCCCTCTCTGCCCAGAGGAGGGGTGATGCGGGAAGGGGAGAATGCCGGGGTCAAGAAGCTCTGCATCCTCACTGCCATCAAGCCGTCCAACGTGGAGAAGGAGAAGGTGAAGTTCTTCAAGTCGGACTTCAGCTACAATCCTCAGTTTGAGTACAGCAACCCTGTGTCTCCGCTGGTGCTGGCTCGCCACAACAACGCCTCCGACCGATTTCTGACACAG GCGGTGCGTATCATGGAGTTGGCCCTCCAGAAGTATGGGAACTATGAGAAGTTTGAGCAGGCCACAGGGGGAAACTTGCTCACCAAGGGCCGGATCTGGTACCTGGTCAAGAAGTACATGGAAAAGGAGGGCTGTATTGGGGAG ATAGTGGTCAATGTGACAGACGACCTCCTCTCCAGAGCGTCCATGACGGTGGTGAACAGCCGGCCTACTCTGACCATCAACATTGCCACAGCCCGGGAACACTGGCTGGAGGGCATGCTACGACATGAGATCA GCACACACTACTTCCGGGGCATCAACAACGCCCAGCAGCCGTGGAGCAGTGGAGTCGGAAGGAAAAAGCACAACCTCCGACCTTTGAACCCTACTGAGGAGGGGCTGGCCAGCATCCACTCTGTCCTGTTCCGTAAGGACCCTACCCTGTGGAGGGCTGCCTTGCTCTACTACACTGTGTACCAGGCCAGCCGCATGTCCTTCTCTCAGCTGTTCCACAGCCTGGGACGCTTCGTCCAGGAACCCAACACACGCTGGGACTACTGTGTACGAGCCAAGAGGGGGCAGAGCGACACCGCACAGCCTG GCTGTTTCAGGAAGGACCAGGTGTACCTGGACGGCATCCTGAAGATcctaagacacagagagaggattaaCTTCCAGCTGCTCATGTCCCTGGGGAAG GTGTCGTACGAGGACGTGGATCGTCTGAAAGGCCTGGCGCTGATGGAGCATGTGAGGATACCTCACTTCTTGCAGGACATGGCGTGCTACGCTGAACAGCTGGAGAAGATCATGGAGGTCAACCAGCTGACTGACGAGGAGCTCAGGGTGCTCAtctga